A region of Streptomyces sp. TG1A-60 DNA encodes the following proteins:
- the eccB gene encoding type VII secretion protein EccB yields MASRRDELNAYTFAKRRTLASFLQPSPSGSEEGAPKPLRALWPGAVVGVVILAVFGGIGVFSPTAPKGWAKAEEHVIVASDSTTRYVVLKTDGQKQLHPVLNMASAKLLLDPAKASIITVDEKILDSGKPPHGATIGIPYAPDRLPSADEAEVAKRWAVCERPGDGGRAIQKAAFVLAKKEFDKTGGSNKLSGGDLMYVVAPDDKTRYVVDARGTAYQLADPTDTELLKALDTQGRDPQRVSQQWLDTLHKGDPISIPAIDGTPGAKANASTGLEQYDKVGEVIKAYDGQRMQYYVVLQGEVARISEFVATLLLNSGDLVDVGQAGEAQQVHPGAVADSTTFEADKTWPAFKPKTVNDGSSATSGRNTVCTVLLSVGSKGKTTLSTWVGTDFPAQLPTGSSSAYVTPGSGQLYRQFQGTETTAGGVFLVTDTGLRYALQSNSDSTTDDEGIGTSAKQREQELNEAKIAQTRLGYEKVTPSPVPAQWSTFLPTGPRLSEAAARQPQGS; encoded by the coding sequence ATGGCATCACGGCGGGACGAACTGAACGCCTACACCTTCGCGAAGCGCCGTACGCTCGCATCCTTCCTTCAGCCGTCTCCGTCGGGATCGGAGGAGGGCGCCCCCAAGCCGCTGCGGGCACTGTGGCCCGGCGCCGTCGTCGGTGTGGTGATTCTCGCGGTCTTCGGGGGCATCGGTGTATTCAGCCCCACGGCACCCAAGGGCTGGGCCAAGGCGGAGGAGCACGTCATCGTGGCGAGCGATTCCACCACCCGGTACGTGGTGCTGAAGACGGACGGTCAGAAGCAACTGCATCCGGTGCTCAACATGGCGTCGGCCAAGCTGCTCCTGGACCCCGCCAAGGCCAGCATCATCACCGTCGACGAAAAGATCCTGGACAGCGGCAAGCCGCCGCACGGTGCCACGATCGGGATCCCCTACGCCCCCGACCGCCTGCCCTCCGCCGACGAGGCAGAGGTCGCCAAGCGCTGGGCAGTGTGCGAGCGTCCCGGTGACGGCGGCCGCGCCATCCAGAAAGCCGCGTTCGTCCTGGCCAAGAAGGAGTTCGACAAGACGGGAGGCTCCAACAAGCTCTCCGGCGGCGACTTGATGTACGTCGTCGCCCCGGACGACAAGACCCGGTACGTGGTCGACGCCCGGGGCACCGCGTACCAACTCGCCGACCCGACCGACACCGAGCTGCTCAAGGCCCTCGACACCCAGGGCCGTGACCCCCAGCGAGTCTCCCAGCAATGGCTCGACACACTCCACAAGGGCGACCCGATCTCCATCCCGGCGATCGACGGTACGCCCGGCGCGAAGGCGAACGCCTCCACCGGCCTTGAGCAGTACGACAAGGTCGGCGAGGTCATCAAGGCATACGACGGCCAGCGGATGCAGTACTACGTGGTGCTGCAGGGCGAGGTGGCCCGGATCTCCGAGTTCGTCGCCACGCTGCTGCTCAACAGCGGGGACCTCGTCGACGTCGGACAGGCGGGCGAGGCGCAACAGGTGCACCCCGGCGCGGTCGCCGACAGCACGACCTTCGAGGCGGACAAGACCTGGCCGGCGTTCAAGCCGAAGACGGTGAACGACGGCTCCAGCGCCACCTCAGGCCGCAACACCGTCTGCACCGTACTGCTCTCGGTCGGCTCGAAGGGGAAGACGACGCTGTCCACCTGGGTGGGCACCGACTTCCCGGCTCAACTGCCCACCGGTTCCTCCAGCGCGTATGTCACCCCGGGCTCCGGCCAGCTCTACCGCCAGTTCCAGGGTACGGAGACGACGGCGGGTGGCGTCTTCCTGGTCACGGACACGGGCCTGCGTTATGCCCTGCAGTCCAACAGCGACAGCACCACCGACGACGAGGGCATCGGCACCTCCGCCAAGCAGCGCGAGCAAGAGCTGAACGAGGCGAAGATCGCCCAGACCCGGCTCGGCTACGAGAAGGTGACGCCCTCTCCCGTCCCGGCGCAGTGGTCGACGTTCCTGCCGACGGGCCCGCGCCTGTCGGAGGCGGCGGCGCGGCAGCCGCAGGGTTCGTAG